Proteins co-encoded in one Papaver somniferum cultivar HN1 chromosome 5, ASM357369v1, whole genome shotgun sequence genomic window:
- the LOC113282728 gene encoding triphosphate tunel metalloenzyme 3-like: MEIELKLKLPDSTSHQKLSDLLSPFHIKTHLQENIFFDGLNSELSSKRAVLRLRFYNDDSLCVVSLKAKAVLVNGVSRVEEDEEEIDPVVGRACVLEPSKLLGIEGSRVLKRVKDEFFIEDGEKGFVCLGGFRNVRGVYEWKGLKLELDETTYDFGTSYEIECESDDPEGVKKLLEPFLKENGISYKYSEVSKFTVFRSGKFPE; encoded by the coding sequence ATGGAAATTGAACTAAAGCTTAAACTTCCCGATTCAACATCACATCAGAAACTCTCAGATCTTCTATCTCCATTTCATATCAAAACTCATCTCCAAGAGAACATATTCTTCGATGGTCTCAATTCAGAACTTTCATCAAAAAGAGCTGTACTCAGATTAAGATTCTACAACGATGATTCCCTCTGTGTTGTTTCATTAAAAGCTAAAGCTGTACTTGTTAATGGTGTTagtcgtgttgaagaagatgaagaagaaattgatcctGTTGTTGGTAGAGCTTGTGTTCTTGAACCATCGAAACTTTTGGGGATTGAaggttctagggttttgaaaagagtGAAAGATGAGTTTTTTATTGAGGATGGTGAGAAAGGGTTTGTTTGTTTAGGTGGGTTTAGAAATGTTAGAGGTGTTTATGAATGGAAGGGATTGAAATTGGAATTGGATGAAACTACTTATGATTTTGGGACTAGTTATGAAATTGAATGTGAGAGTGATGATCCTGAAGGTGTGAAGAAATTGCTTGAACCATTTTTGAAGGAGAATGGGATTAGTTACAAGTATTCAGAGGTTTCAAAATTCACTGTCTTTCGATCCGGGAAGTTTCCAGAATGA